In Streptomyces sp. P9-A4, the genomic window ACGGACGGAGGGGGCGGCCGGTCATGGATGTGGCGCTGATAGCCGTGGCGGGGACCTTGTTAGGTGTCATCGCCACGCACTGGTTCCAAGGGCGGGCCACCGAGCGTACGGCCTCGCTCGCCCGGACCGAGCAGCTCCGCCAGGAGAGGATCGCGACCTACAGCGCCTACGCCGGCGCGGTCGTCGACTACCGGCACAGCCAGAACGACCGCTGGTTCCGGGCGTTCAAGGAGCCCGGCTCGGAGGAGGCGGAGGAGTCCAGGCACGCCTCCTACCGGCAGCGCACCGCCGCGCGACAGGCCCTGTTCCGCGTCCAGTTGGTGTGCGACGACCCGGCTCTGCGCCGGCTGGCGGAGGCCGCCTTCGAGGCGACCCACTGCATGCACGACGCGGACGGCGAGTCCGAGCGCGCCCGCCGCTCCGCGCATGCGAAGGAGGCACTCGCCGTGTTCATCGCCGCCGCCGCGCCCGGCATCCGTTGAGCGGGGCGGGCACATGGACCTCGTCGCGCCGGTCGTCGTCGAGCCGCTGAAGCGCCGCCGCTGCTCGGAGTGCGGGCAGGGCCCGCTGGAGCGGATGATCGTCGAGTTCAACGCGCCGGTCTGCCTGGACTGCGCGGACCTCGGGCATCTCGTCTTCCTGCGGCGCGGGGACACCGCGCTCACCCGGCGGGCCCGCGAGAACAGCACCCTCTGGGCCGTGGTCGTACGGCACAACAGGCGCCGCACCCGGTACGAACGACAGGGTCTGCTCGTCGAGGAGGCGGCGCTCGCCGGGGCGGAGAGGGCCTGTCTGGCGGACGCGGACGCGCGGGCCAGGCGGCGGGCCCGGGACGCCGTACGGCGCGCGTCGCTCGACGCCGAGGTCACCGAGGTCCTCCGGGCGGAGATCCTGCGGCTCTTCCCTTCCTGCCCGGCGGACCGGGCCACGGAGGTCGCCGTCCACGCCTCGGCGAAGGGCAGTGGACGGGTCGGGCGCACGGCCGCGGGCCGCGCGCTCGACCGCGGTGCCGTCACGGCCGCGGTGCGGGCCTCCGTGCGGCACGTGGACACGCCGTACGACACCCTGCTGATGCAGGGGGTTCCTCGGTACCAGGCCCGGACGAGGGTCGCTCCCGCCATCGAGGCGGTGCTCCGGGCCTGGCGTCACGGCGGCGATAACGCCCTCGGCCGGGGACACGGCTGACGACTCGGGCGTCAGCGCGGGTCGGCCGCTGGGACGGGACCGTCAGGCGCGGTCTCCGGCGCGGCGCGCGCGACGGTACAGCAGGGCGCCGCCGAGCAGCAGCGCGGCGCTCGCGGGGGCGGCGTACCCGATGGTGTCCGAACCGGTGGCGGCCAGCGAGGCGGAGCTCGACTCACCCTGCGGCGCGGGCGCCGGAGCGGGGGTCTCGGTCTCGGCCTGCGGAACCGGCACATTGCGCACGGGGGTCTGCGGGCGCGGGGTCGGCTTCTCGATCGGCTGCTGGGGCTTGCCCGGGCCGTTGACCGAGGTGTTGCCGAAGACCGGGTTGCCGACACCGACCACATTGACCGAGTTGCCGCTGAGGTTCACGGGCAGGTCGATGGGCAGCTGGAGGCCGTTCCCGGAGAGCACGCCGGGAGATCCCGCGACATGGGTCTCGGCCGTGGATCCGCCGCCGTTCGACGAACCGCCGCTCTGGGAGCCGCTCCCGCCGGAGCCGCCCGCCTGCTCGCCGCCGCGCGGGGTGCCGGGCTGGTCCTTGTGGGACCGGTCGCCGCCCTTCGACGACCCGTACCCCCCGGACTCGGGCGCGGCCGAGCGGTTCGCACAGCCGTTGCCGAAGGCCGGGTTGAGGAGCCCGACGACGTTGACCGTGTTCCCGCAGACGTTGACCGGCACGTGCACCGGCAGCTGAACCGTGTTGCCGGAACCGACGCCCGGCGAACCGACCGCGGCGCCCTGCGCGCCGGAGTCGGCGTGCGCGGCGCCCGCCGAGAGCGCGAGCGCTCCACCCGTGACCAACAGTGTGGCCAGACCACTTCGGCGAATCTGCCTCATGGCTTCCTGCCTTCCGGAGTTGTGCACGGGCAAGTGCCCGTACCGGAATCAACGCGACAAACGCACCTGCCGGATCCGTCCGTTGAGGGGTTTCACTCCAACGAGTGGGAATCCGTTCGAGTGTCGGTCAGTGCCCCAGAAGGTCGGTGAGGGCGCCGACCGGGTCCGGATCGGGGGCGCCGCGCGGCCACCAGTCCTCCCGGCCGGCGTCCGACTCGTACCCGTACCAGAGGCCGTCCCGGCCCAGACGGAGCTGGAGGGACTCGGTGGACAGCCGGTTGCGCCAGGGGCGGAAGGCGGGGAAGTCGGCGGCGAGCAGCGCGGGCCGGGCGCGGTCGAACGGGCCCGCCGGCGGATCCCAGGGCTCCTC contains:
- a CDS encoding DUF2293 domain-containing protein; translated protein: MDLVAPVVVEPLKRRRCSECGQGPLERMIVEFNAPVCLDCADLGHLVFLRRGDTALTRRARENSTLWAVVVRHNRRRTRYERQGLLVEEAALAGAERACLADADARARRRARDAVRRASLDAEVTEVLRAEILRLFPSCPADRATEVAVHASAKGSGRVGRTAAGRALDRGAVTAAVRASVRHVDTPYDTLLMQGVPRYQARTRVAPAIEAVLRAWRHGGDNALGRGHG
- a CDS encoding chaplin produces the protein MRQIRRSGLATLLVTGGALALSAGAAHADSGAQGAAVGSPGVGSGNTVQLPVHVPVNVCGNTVNVVGLLNPAFGNGCANRSAAPESGGYGSSKGGDRSHKDQPGTPRGGEQAGGSGGSGSQSGGSSNGGGSTAETHVAGSPGVLSGNGLQLPIDLPVNLSGNSVNVVGVGNPVFGNTSVNGPGKPQQPIEKPTPRPQTPVRNVPVPQAETETPAPAPAPQGESSSASLAATGSDTIGYAAPASAALLLGGALLYRRARRAGDRA